The genomic window TTTCCTTCGTTACTCCTTCTtaagaaattacaaattaaattaaagtcactttaattgtattttattgattcgCAGTGGTTGTTCCATTTTACATTGATTTAGTTATCCATTTGTATCTTAATAACTCCTATCAGATGTACATTTATTACTgtaaatgaaacatatttatcaaaattaatTGAACTTTATTGGGGGATTTTCTTCGTAAATCTGCGTTTTCAAGACGCCACTTGCCACTCACAATATGGTGGATTCGCGGACGTGTCGTTTCTAATGGGCAAGGAGGCCAGAGCAGCGGATGAGACATTTAAACGCACCCTCATTAGCAGAGAGACCACACTGCCCCTGTGTGGTGAGCTAAGGCAGGACTATCTTACCTCCcatgaggaagaggagtccAGCCACGTACTGCATCAGATCATGCTCCTGACAGCAGCCCAGCACGCCTATGATCCAGCCGAACAGGATGATGGATATGGCCATGCCGATGAAACTGGCAGTCATCCTCTGGAGGTCTGAAGAAACGCACAACAcagggttttgttttgattttttaaggctgtgcatcttatttttttacacgtaatcagacaaataaaacaaaaataaataaataaaatgtgctgtCTACTCACGGAGTGCGTGCCACTCATCCTGCCTGATAGTCTTCGTCAGATTTATTGGCAGGTTTCTGGGCAGCGCTGCAGAAGAGTAGTAGTATTTTATGGGTGTGCAGCGCGGAACCAATCCTGAGGATGTAAACAACACAAAGAGGACGCATCGCATTAGCGCTCATGATCAGATGGGAAGGAATATCACACGGCTCTCTGCTGCCACCCCCTTCTTTCCTTCGCCACAAAACAGCTACCAACCCGCCACCCTCCCCCATCCTTCCCATCTCTTCCACCACCCTTCTATCCACCCACTCTGTTGTACAGTAAGCTTTTCCGTTCGCATCTCCCAGCTCCTGTTACTACAGCTCACCCTTTCGCGcttggaggaggaaaaaaaaaagaaagaaagaaagaaagaaaacacaaagctcGTCGATGGCATTGTAACTGTACTCCATGTTGCTGCGTAGAGGCCTTGACGGTCTGTGCGCAGCATCAGCACCTTGGATAGCGAAAGTACACAGCGCAGCGCCGCTCATGCACACAACCCGAACGATTAATTCAACACCAttaaacaccaaataaacaTTCAGACCTTTAAAGATCAAATCCTCCGTCTCCAGGTCGAATCCTTCCCGGTGGCACTTTCTCCACAGCCCGGTGATGGTGGAGTTGAAGTGCCGACTGCAGAGGGACTCCATGGCCGAGGCGGGAGGCAAGAAGTGCCTCTTGGCCCGCAGCAGAATGTCGCCCTTCCTCTCTGCGTGTTTCTCCCTCGGCAGCATGCGGAGCGGGAGGTTGTTGTTGGAGATGTAGATGTAGCCCGGGTCGTTTCTTTTGTTGGAGTAATTCTTGCAGCGCTCCCGGTGCCGCCTGGCGTCCGTCTCGTACCAGTTGTCGGTGCTTATCGCCACGGCTATCAGCCCCAGCGCGCAGAACGCCAAAAACAGCCCCGCCGCGGTTAAAGTCCTCATAACGGCCATGTTTCCATGCGCTTCTGGCCTCGGCGCCGTGACGGTTTCAcggggtggtggtggtggtggtggaggggcAACTCTGGCTCCTGGATGCTGCTGCTTTCACTGGCTGCGGTGTGGAGCAAATTCAGCGATGTGTCCAAACCCGAAAGGTGGATGCAGCACACAAGCCCTCATTTCTCCCAaattaaccaaatatttatggaggaagattaaacaaaaaagaaaaagaaaaaaaaaacactggggCCTGGATCCGCTGTTTTGGTTGTGTCTCCTTTATGCATCTGAACTCGGTGTATCCCGGATACTGGTCGCGTCCAGCAGCTCTTTCCAGCAGATGGAGACAGAGCGAGTATTTGGAAACAGTCGCCCCAGAGCTGCACTTACTGCGCCGAGGACCATCATGTGTAGGAAGAGATCTCCAGAGCCTGCCAGAGCCACTCAAGAGGATGCATCCTGCCTCCTCCTCCCTTTAATGGACCGTCTCTTGAATAAAAACAGCCGCTGCTGTCTCAAGTAGTAAAACACTGAAAGGCAGACCATATTAAGCCCCCGCACACTGGCCTTGCTTCCTTTGTGTAATGTACAGGAAACGGTTTCATCACATCCAATAGATTGCTTCTGGTAAATTTCCATTCCAGCACAGCTGCACAAATAACTGTGTGGGTCTTTCTGTAGATCAGGTGAGAAACACCGTTAAGCATTTAAAACCAGAGGGAGGCGTTTAGTGATATTTAATGTATGACCATAAATGCAAAAGTATCCCAATACCTGCCTTTAAACTTTCTCCACACAAGACAGAATTATAACCAACTGCTTTCATCTAAGTCTCAGTATAAACACAGCTATGCTTTGAGACCCTCAGTCTTGTTGGAGAACAACAGCGAGCAAACAGCAAGCAGGCCGGAAAAGTTGTGAGGAAGTGTAAAACAtggttaggttataaaacaacgTAAAACCATTCAAGCTCCTCATGGAGTactgttcctttaaaaaaaaaaatagaaagagtgGCAGATGCACCACTGTCAAGACATGACTGTCTGTCTGTACTGACAGATTCAACTCTGGAGCTGGGTAATGTGTCGACAGCTCAAGTATTAGTAGTACAATCTACAAATCTGGCCTGGTGACAATAAGAAAGACAAGTTAGCCAACTGGAGGAATTCATTTATGATCCAACCAAAACCCAGATTTTACTCAAAGTTTTTGGTTGTGTCTCCTTTATGCAGTTTTGATAAGATGATAAGAAAGCTGATAAATTACTGAAGTTGATTAATATTGCTGATTGTTACGAATATATTCCCCACTCAAAGTTGGGTTGCTGATTTGcttttttactattttagaCATGGTCATAGGTGaagcaacattaaaaataatttatgttattCCATTCTTAACGgccatttagttttatttgccaaatatttgaaaaaaaaaaaaaataatatatatatatagatatatatatatttttttatatatatttatttatttatatatatatatatatgggctgcacagtgaagcagttggtagagctgctgccttgcagcaagaaggttctgggttcgattcccagccccagtctttctgctgTATAAAATGTCCGTACTGAAGTTTTGAATTGTTCTGCTGGAACAATAAACACATTCCATGACAAAGACAGGATAGAATTTTGTCAAAATCCTGCTTCTATGTTACCTTTACATCTGTTCAAATCACTCATATGAATGCATGCAAAGCCAGCCGTTTCTGAGTGTTTGAACAGCGTCCAAACACAAACGATGCTACTTATTTTATCTGGAGGATGGTagaatttgcaaaaataacaagaCAAGAAAggctacctttttttttttcattttctcccatccatccatccattttcttgacacccttgtcccttagtggggtcgggagggttgctggtgcccatctccagctaacgttccaggcgagaggcggggtcaccctggacaggtcgccagtctgtcacagggcattTTCTCCCATACTAACCAGAAAAGATGCCGGCACGTCTGGATCCTGTTTTTAGACATCTGGTCAAATTTCAACTTGCATGAATCatgtttcttttgaataaaTGCTACTtctaaatgtcattaaaaatatattatgttaGCAAATTATCTTGTGTAGCTCAAATAATATAATTccaaaattattataaatgaaaaCTCGGATCGATTGTCTCATGCATGCAGCCCCTCGAATGAGGAAAACACCTCCCGGTTTTTACATCTGATTCGACTCAGCCTCTCTGGGATTCTCGTTTTGCATTAGAAAACATTACAGTTTTCAGGTAATCAGAAGGAAAACCTGCACTTCTTTTCTAACATCACAAAGccgtgttattttctttttttctttcccctaaAAAACGATTGTACATGTAAAAGATACAGCACCTATGCTACTCAGTTTACGATTAAAATGACAATCATATTTTTTACTGCACATAAGTAGttcctctttttatttgcatgttaNNNNNNNNNNNNNNNNNNNNNNNNNNNNNNNNNNNNNNNNNNNNNNNNNNNNNNNNNNNNNNNNNNNNNNNNNNNNNNNNNNNNNNNNNNNNNNNNNNNNNNNNNNNNNNNNNNNNNNNNNNNNNNNNNNNNNNNNNNNNCACCCCCCAGCTTGCTTGGAAAAGGGACTCAAAGGAACACGGAGCCTCAGACCatttcagtcatgttttcacTGGTTTCATTCTCATGGTCAGAACTTCCTCTATTGAAACCAGAATGCCAAACTAAAAGGGGAACAAGCGAGGATCCAAACTTCGCTTTTGGTTTCAGCTCCTGAGAGCAGTatgcttaaaataataatcacaaaaaaaaatccatcatgAATTAATCATACTGAGGTGTGACTGGCATTAAATCTGTGTGTGAGAGATCAACTGATCAGCTCATTTCATGGAGCAGGTTCAGAGGGGAACACTGCTTCCCTGCTCACTTATAAACCCTGTCtgaaaaagttatgttttattaaaatgtaatcacATCACAGCACACGTAGATCTACTCCTCAGAAAGAGTCGCAAATCCATTTTCTTAAAGGTATGATAACAAATGTACCTTTTAATGCACCCAGTCAAACAGTGAGCAGGTTTCTCTCTGGTTTGCTGTATgtctgaacttttaaaaaactgcaggaaatgcatttaaaaccaATCAGTGGCCATCAGGAACTAGGTGATCATATGAGTTTGACAATTGGGTGTTATGAATGTCGCCTGCATAGGGTCCAGCTTAGCTGATTTCTCACTTTCAGTTCCCATTTTTGCCTGCTGAAGCCGACATTGCGTGTTTCTCAGTGTAGCAATAggaaaaacataacttttatcACAAGCTGTAAAAGTCAAGACTCTCATGCTGCCTTGTTTACATGATGGATGGCTTTGTCATAACGTCTGTAAGTGCTTCTATTTTATAGCTTTATTTTAGCTAAATGGAGAGATGAGTGTTTGGtcagaggagagagggaggctgGAGGGATTTCACTGATTGTTTTACAGGTTTAGGACACAAAGTTAAACATACTGATTAGAAaacctgaattttttttttatctttgtgtggACTTTACAGGGATGTATGTTTATAATTTAGccatttttaatccaaatatGTTGAgaggttgtttttaaattgtccaAGCAGTAATATCTATTCGATTGGAAAACATATAATTTTAAATCTCCAATAGGCATCCGAGGATGCTATTCCACATGAGCCGGAGACTTATCGACCGCCGGTTGACCTGTACCCCTACCTGAGCGTGGGGGAGATTTACGAAGGTGAGAATATGGGATTTACTGCTTTAACAAGATGATAACTCATCACACACCTCTAACATCCCTCACTTGTCAGACCATAGATGGCCGTTCCACTCTGACCGGGTCCAGCCGCCGGACTTTGAGGGTTCCCCCGCGAATCACCTGACGGAGCTGCAGGCCGTGTCTCCTCAGCAGCTCATCCAGCCGTTCCCCCTCAGCAGCGAGTCTCTGCACCTTCACCTGGAGACGCCACTGGCTCCACTCACCCTGTCATCACAAGTGAGTTTGTCTGTGCTTGACACAAGAATTAACAGATCAGCCAGAAAATGTCTGATGTTTCTTATgcttttaaagtgttaaaatctCACAGTAGTTATTGTTTTTGAGCTGACCAAAACACCTTATGTCAGCTGTTGCTCTGGTTTTAGAATCCATACTTTCTTTAGAATtagctgcaaataaaaaccaaaataatccaaagctattttcataaaaacaataatgactCTTGACTGTGATTTCAACAACCACCCTCCATGTTGTGGAAAGCCTGGgacattttcactgaaatgtCATCCACACCACGTGTTGTTGCTGAGCACTGGAATCTATTTTGGCAGAGCAACTTCCTCTTTTAGGACAATAGCTGtgtttaagcaaaaaaaaaaaaaaaaatcagacattgcATGATTGCAAAACCTTctttcaaaaagtggctttcTGAAATGCTTTAAATTTCCCCTAAAGATCCCATATTACACCCCATCCCTGTGCTACCAGTACCCACCGctggcctcacctcgacgctACTACTCAGAGGAGGACCAGAGAGCCGTCAGTCCCCCGCTGCAAGTGTCAGAGGGGGAGGATGAGTATGAAGATTACAACTGCTCATTCAGGAAAGACCCAGGtacaaatgtgtaaatgtaTGACATAATAATGatctcatttttttcccctttttactgaaatcttaaaaaaacaaaatatgtgatTCCCCATTCCAGGCAACAAGAAGAAAATCCGCCTGTACCAGTTCCTCCTGGACCTGCTCAGAAAGGGCGACATGAGCGACAGCATCTGGTGGGTGGACCAGGACAAGGGCATCTTCCAGTTTTCCACCAAACACAAAGAGGCTCTGGCGACCCACTGGGGCATCCAGAAGGGAAACCGCAAAAAAATGACCTACCAAAAAATGGCCAGAGCCTTGAGGAACTATGGCAAAACAGGAGAgattaaaaaagtgaagaagaagCTCACCTACCAGTTCAGCGAGGAGGTACTCAAAAGCCTCTATTTACGTCATTATCATCACTGAGGAGGAAACAAAGGCTGTTTGTTACAATGATCGGATCACTAAATTTCCCAAAATGATGTTTTACTTGCGGAtttgcaggttttatttgtctttctgacaattcttttttttatttatttggaatgACGCTTTTGGCATTTAACGTCCACATACACCATTTCATTTTCctctaaaagtgttttttttttttttttgtaaaaaaccCAATGTAGctgtttaaatgtgtaaataaatattaatctgtGTCCTCATAATATACAGAGATAACTTAATCCAAAATATGTTAATATACATGTTTGACTGGAAGTGGCTCAGAAACGTTTGATTGTCAGAACTTGGTATCAAaaccatgttttgtttgttatataaaaggaaaaagtacCGAAAGATTTAAATGCCTAGATATTAGAGTGCCTTGCAAGAAAATATATGCATACAACTTGAAGTCTTTCACtctttgtcatgttacaaccacaaactccaaTGTATTATTTTGGAATTTAAGGGCTAGGACAGCATAAAGTTGCTCAAAAATTGTAAAcaagaaggaaataaatatcCAATAAGTGTGgcttgtatttgtatttatccCTTCTTTGAGGATATGTTTGTTTTAGAGACTAAAATTTAGCATGAATTTTTCCTAACACAATGGCTTGAGTTTGATCCGATTGGAAGCAGAGCAACTGCCTCAGATTTTAAGTTGTAGTTTAGTCTGTACTTTAACACATTGCATTGAGCCACTCCATTGTATATCTGGTTGTGCCTTTAGGGTTGCTGCCCTGCTGGAGAGGGAATCTTTGGCTACCTTTTCAAGTTTCCTACTGCTTCAAGAAGCATGAAACTTAAAAAGAGCCCCATCTTCTTCTACAGGactctttgctgcttctctgatttaaTGCTACCCTTGCCTGGCCTGACAGAGTATATATACACAGACAtatactctctctctcttgatGGTGAATTGAACATTGCTCTTGTAGGGCATGTTCAGACCTGGGATTGCTTTATAgcctaaccctgctttaaacttctccacaacttgcTGGTTGTTCATTAACAAACCTCTCagtccttcacagaacagctgaatttatgTTGCGTTTCGATTCAATGGTAAATGGAATGCATTTACATGCTTTTTCAGCCAAACTGACCactaaaatgactttaaactACAAATGTGAGCACATTAATAAGCTACTTGGGGTTAAGTGCATTGTCCACATCTACATCTGTGCAGAAGTTAGAATCAAACCTGCAATCTTCCAATTGCAAGACGACTAGAAGAGAAATTACCTCTAGATTACATTGAGGCAGAgtctatttactaattagggGACTTCTGATGTCAAAGTAAAAGGTgttgaatgcaaatgcaaattGTATTATAAAAATCAAGTATCACTTTCCTTCTATTTCACAGATACATGTTGCTTTGCTTTAGTCTACCAtataaaatcctgataaaatacatagaagtttgtggttgtaatgtgtcAAAAGATGGAAAAGTTCACTGGCTATGAATACTTTAgcgagacacacacacacacacacacacacacacacacacacacacacacacacacacacacacacNNNNNNNNNNNNNNNNNNNNNNNNNNNNNNNNNNNNNNNNNNNNNNNNNNNNNNNNNNNNNNNNNNNNNNNNNNNNNNNNNNNNNNNNNNNNNNNNNNNNNNacacacacacacacacacacacacacacacacacacaccagcagaaGAGAGAAGCTAATGTACTCTGTAGCCAATTTAAAGCatgactgaaacagaaaattcagCAATAGACTGTGCAGCCATGAAACATGAGTTCTGGAGCAGAACTGCAGCTGCAAGCAGATTGTAGAGGCATGTAGAGCGAGTCTGTACCTCAGAGAATATATTCAAAACTCCACAGACTTCATCTCTACACCTGCTGGACTCGGTGAACACCTGGGGAAATAAAACCACCAGTCACACACAGGGAGAATCCTTCATATGAATAATACCACAGGCACAAACTGGCAGCCAGCCTGCATGGAAAGAAAGTCAGTTAGaacttaaattaaatattttatcaagcAAAGACATAAACATTTATCTGTGTGAAGTATTAGCATAGATATAATACAACTATAAATATATGCAGGTGCCACAGCTTTTATCAGTATTGGGTAAAAAAAGAAGGTCCTGGGTCTGAATCCTGGTTGTTAGCCCTGTTTGTTGCTCTATGAAGATTTAGCAACCAAATGGATGGATTAACCGtaatttcaaatataaaaggagtgtagcaacaaaaaaaaagatagactAAGTTATTCATAATCCAGATTCATTtctacacacaaaaacaaaaaccttgaaagctaaaaatgtaaataaataaacattgaaaGTTGTAGCTAAATAAGTTTGTGTAGAATAAATAAGCCAAGGTTTGATTTGTCCAACTATTGTGGTGATCTAGACCTGGGTTTGGAAAGCCTAAAAATCTTACAATTAAAGTTTGATGACTGCAAGGCTTTCTACAAATCACAAGCTGAATTTTAGACAATGGTTTTGACGCTTAAGgcaaatttataattttaaatagcAATGTTTCATTATCATAATTTGAAGGACTTTCTTTGTTGATATTAGAATGTgtttaagaatgaaaaaagcaaaaacaaatatttttaaaaacattctttatcATCTGAATCCTAAACAGGCTGCTTCATTTGTTGGCTTAGCTTTTTTTCTACAAGAAACCAAATAGTTACAGatcattaaatgcatttaattaatattttctcaaCTATTGGCCTGACTTGATTTGACCAGTTACATATGAAAAAGCACTGATGTGGTTCCTTCTTTGTGGTTTAACAAATAGATTAAAAGTTTCATTAACTCATTATGTGTTTTAGgaacatttttcagtgtgaTCCCATCTAAGTGTGACCAGAATTAAGTTTTGCTCATAAACTGTAGTCACGGGTAGGACTGGATGTAATGAGGACATATTGGTTGTAAACGTGTGGATGAAATCTCCAAATATCATTTTATTCACACTCACCTCTTTGAAGATTTTACTTTTCActgcaacattttcattataggtttcaaaatttttattgcttgttttttcctgtcttctttCAATTTATTCCCATATTCTACTAAGCCAGTTTTAAAGCTTCATCTGATCTAGTTTCTTTGTCTACTATTTGGGTTCAGGGATGTTTGTTTCCCCATTGGCATCGTGGCCGGCTACGTCATCAGCCTTCGGCAACATTCGGATCTGTTCGTCTAGCTCTGTATCTGTCTCATTTGTTGCACTTACtgtttgaaatgtgacaaaatcgTCTAAAAATACCCATTGCATTTAACAGATTTGAAGAGTGGTGATATATGGGCTTTGAAAGCAAACTTTACCAAAGCGCTGAATCGGATGTTTCCGTCAAAGGAGTGTTTACATGCAGGACGTAGACAGGAAAGACGGAAAATATGGGGAAATTCCCCCTTAGCCCCAAAGAATAGTAAAACAAT from Poecilia reticulata strain Guanapo linkage group LG6, Guppy_female_1.0+MT, whole genome shotgun sequence includes these protein-coding regions:
- the tmem276a gene encoding transmembrane protein 178B; the encoded protein is MAVMRTLTAAGLFLAFCALGLIAVAISTDNWYETDARRHRERCKNYSNKRNDPGYIYISNNNLPLRMLPREKHAERKGDILLRAKRHFLPPASAMESLCSRHFNSTITGLWRKCHREGFDLETEDLIFKGLVPRCTPIKYYYSSAALPRNLPINLTKTIRQDEWHALHLQRMTASFIGMAISIILFGWIIGVLGCCQEHDLMQYVAGLLFLMGGTCCIISLCTCVAGINFELSRYPRYMFGIPEDISHGYGWSMFCAWGGLGLTLLAGFLCTLAPSLYPPHTPVAHKPRQENGCV
- the spi1a gene encoding transcription factor PU.1a isoform X2, with protein sequence MMDGFVITSASEDAIPHEPETYRPPVDLYPYLSVGEIYEDHRWPFHSDRVQPPDFEGSPANHLTELQAVSPQQLIQPFPLSSESLHLHLETPLAPLTLSSQYPPLASPRRYYSEEDQRAVSPPLQVSEGEDEYEDYNCSFRKDPGNKKKIRLYQFLLDLLRKGDMSDSIWWVDQDKGIFQFSTKHKEALATHWGIQKGNRKKMTYQKMARALRNYGKTGEIKKVKKKLTYQFSEEVLKSLYLRHYHH
- the spi1a gene encoding transcription factor PU.1a isoform X1, encoding MMDGFVITSASEDAIPHEPETYRPPVDLYPYLSVGEIYEDHRWPFHSDRVQPPDFEGSPANHLTELQAVSPQQLIQPFPLSSESLHLHLETPLAPLTLSSQIPYYTPSLCYQYPPLASPRRYYSEEDQRAVSPPLQVSEGEDEYEDYNCSFRKDPGNKKKIRLYQFLLDLLRKGDMSDSIWWVDQDKGIFQFSTKHKEALATHWGIQKGNRKKMTYQKMARALRNYGKTGEIKKVKKKLTYQFSEEVLKSLYLRHYHH